CAATTCTAAGCAATCACTATAGTTTAATCAGCAAGCGAAATAGCTTCTAACTTGCTATCTAGTTTACTGTCATTACGGACAAAAACGAAAACTCATTTACCTTAGTTATAAACAACTACCATCGCTGGTCTTAGCAGACGCTCGTGCAATTTATATCCCTTTTGAAAGACTTCTGCAATGCTATCGGCTGGATGTTCATCATCGGCTGGGAGGGTCTGAACTGCCATATGAAAGTTGTGGTCAAACGAGTCGACTTCTACTTCTTCTACGCCTTCTTCCTTTAGTGCTTGAATAAGGCTATCACGAGTCATTTCTAAACCTTTTTTAACATCATCTGTCAACCCTTCAACAGCCAAGGCACGTTCTAGATTGTCAAGCGATGGTAAGATTGCTTTTGCCAGATCCTGAGAACGATAGCGTTGAAGTTGTTGACGTTCTTCACTAGAGCGACGCTGTATATTCTGCATTTCTGCATGAGCTCGCAAGTATTTATTTTCAAACTCATCAGCACGTTCGTTTGCAAGTTCTAACTCTGATTTTTCAGGAGTTTCTTCAATAACTTCCTCAACTGTCTCTTCAGTTTCAGTGGCTTCCACTTCTTCTTGTAAATCGTCTTTTTTAATTTCTTCTGACACTGAGTGCCTCCTTTTAAATAACTTATTGAATACTGCCATTATCAGTGAACTTCATAATGGTTAGAATTTAGGTATCGATAATAATCACCTAATTTAGCAGCCAATACCTTTCCAATAATGTTTACCAAACTAACAGACCTACGATAATCCATATCAATAGGACCAATCAAACTCAGGAGTCCAAACCCACGGTAAGGAATCAAAAATTTGTGAGTTAAAACTGACACATCTGCAAGTGCGGCTTCTTGACTATCTGCCACTTGGACAGAAGCCATCTCACCTTCTTTCAGACTTTGCCTCAAAGAAATTGCTACTTGCTGTTCATTATCCAAAAACTGATACGTTGATAGATCTGAATACGTTAAAGAATTTACCTTGCCAGCAACAAATACCGTTTCCAAAAACAGCTCTGAAAAAACATAATCAAATAGTTGTAAAACATTATCCGTAGTCACAAAATACTTTTGAACGATCTGAGGAATTTCTGTCCTCAACTTATAATGAATATCTATGACACTATTATCCAGCAAGCGCTCCTCTACGATAGCTTTAAATGCTATCAAGTCACGTGTCAAAAAGTTTCTTGGAATAGCAAACTGCACTGTCACTGGCTTAGATTCATCTAAAGTCATGACTGCTAGAGCATCATGGTTGCTAAGCTGAACAACATCAAACCCTGTTAAACGTTGACGAGCTGGCTCCACATCTAAAATAACGGATGTATAGCCCGTCATCTCCGCTAAAATGTGACTAGCTTTTTGAAGCATGTCTTCTAATTTGAATGCTTCAAAATCAAAAGCTTTTATGACATGATAAATATCTTGCTCATCAATACTATCTAGCCTGAGGGAGTGCTCTACAAAATACTTAAAACCAGCTGGACTTGGCATCCGTCCACTAGAAGTGTGCGCTTTTTCCAACAATCCCAACTTCTCTAGTTTTGCCATATCATTACGAATAGTGGCGCTACTAGAATCAATCGTTCTCTGTAAAGCTTTAGACCCTACTGGTTCATGAGTTTGTGTAAATAGCTCAACGATTAAATTCAAAATATCATTTTGACGTTGTGTAATCACAAACCAACCACTCCCTTTCGTTTAGCACTCTATTTAGTAGACTGCTAATTTATAATTCTATTATACTCTTTATGGGAGACATGTCAAGAAAAAAACTCAAAAAAATTAGCACTCTTTTATAAAGAGCGCTAATTTCAGTCATAGTTTGTTAAATCGTTACTTTCAATGACCTGAATTAGTCGCCTAGCATAGGTTTTATCAGTATAATGCAAATACTTTTGTAAACTTTTAGCTGGTGCTTTATACCCTTTTTCTGTAGCAAGATTACGATACAAACGCTTATCGACTTCTTTTCCCTGCCGAAGCATTCGTAAATAATCTCTAATTGCACTAGCGTCATCTTTATAAATAGCATATCTCACGTTTTGGTTGGTTTGTTTAGGGGACTTTAGGGTAATGGCCACTTGTCCTGGAGTTGCTTTCTTGCTAAAAAGATTATGATACTTAGACGCTAGTAATGTTTTTCCATCATGGGTTTCCAAAAGAATTTGAGCAATCAAAATAGATGGTCTAATGCCATAATATTTTGCCAATGGTTTAACTTCTTTACCCATTTTTGTAATAAATTGTTTTTGGCTGTAGTTCACCCTTACTTCTTTATCTGCACTAGCTATCCTTTGGCTACTCAGTAAGGGACAAACAATCAGCAATAAAAAGCAAGCTAGAAGCGTTAAAAAATACGGAAACTTTAGTCGTTTTCTCATCGTTTCTCCTTTAAAGCAGCAATGTACTCTTCCAACGTTAGGTTGTGCTGAGCCATATAACGAGCAGACGCCTTGCCTACATAGCGGTAATGCCAATCCTCATAATCAACCCCTGTACTAGTCTTTTTTCCTTCTGGAAAGCGCAAGACAAACCCATAATCAGGTGCAATTTTTTGAACTGCTTTAGCTACTGATGGATCACTGGCATTTAAAGTATCTACAGTGCTCATGTCAATAGCAAGACCAGTGTGATGTTCACTAGCCCCTGGCGGCTGTGAATAGGTTTGCACCAAAGCCTCCGCAGCTTCTTGTGTCAATGTTGGATCGTTAGCCATCTCTTTTTTAATATAAGATTGGTAAAGCTCTGTTTGGTAGTCTACGGAACGGTACCCAGAGATAAGATGTTCTTGCAAGTCGATAGCTTGTGCTGCTGCTAAAAAGTCACTAGTGGCTTGCTCAATGCGTTTATCCACAGAAATACCATTAATGTCAGCTAATTCAGGACTCATTTCTTTTGTAATGTGATCGCGGTTTACTAAAACCAACTCCCAATCTTCAACAGATACCTTAGGTAAAGCTCGTAAACGGTCCGTTTTTTTGATATCTTTTTGTTGGATTTCTTTTTTATTCAACTGAGTTGGTGTTACTGACTCTTCTGGTTTTATAAAGAGGTAAAGCCCTCCTAAAAAAACAATAACAATTAGCAATTGCACTAAATAGTTTAACGAATTATATTTCATCTGACCGTTCTTCTATTATTTCACGACCGCGGTAGCGGTAACTCATATCTCCAATAGTCTTTATCGTAAATTGGCCATCATCAAATTCAACAACTGTAACGCTCCCATTATCAATATACTGTTTGTCTCGATCTGGATCAATCAACCACAGAAACGTTCCAATTGTCATACCATGGCTAACCACAAGAGCATTTCCGCCGCCAGCATTTTGAATAGACAAGGCAATAGCTTCAAACCCCTCCCAAATGCGCTTACGAAGAACTTCCCATGGTTCTGCCCAATTAGCGGTATCTACTTCCACGATGCTTTCTGCCAGTTCAGAATAGGGAACATCACGTAGGTTATCACGATTTTCAAAGGCTTTTGTTCTTGGAAGGACACCTAGAAATAATTCTGAATCATAAGTCCCTTCTAGACTCCCAAAACACCACTCACGAATACGATTATCTTTAGTATAAGGCAAAAATTCGTTTTCTGATTCTCTTAAAATAATTTCTATTGTCTGCATGGTTCGACCTGAATCACTTGAAAACGCAGCCTTAAATGGTATAGTTGCATCTTTTAAACCTAGGCCAAGTTCTCGAATACCTTCTTCTCCTTTTTTTGTAAGAGGTGTGTCACTCCAACCCTGAGCGCGACCAATGGTATTAAACATCGTTTTTCCATGTCTGGCAATATACAACCTTGTTTTTGTCATTTCAACCTCCTAAACTGTCTTATTAATTATTATAGCATTTAAAGAAAACACTTGCAAAACACTTCCTGATGGCTATTTGAGATCAAATAGACCACTGACTTATTGTCTATTTTATTAAAAACAATGCTATTGCTACAATTCAAATCATCACATAAATTTCCAAACGATTACATTTGTGTATTTCGCTCAAATATATATAACAACAGACCCACACTACAACTAAACTGACGTTACAAAATGATGTCAAAACAGTAACAAAATCTAACTATTTGTCAAGAAAACGATATTAAATTTTCACACAACTATCTTATAATGAGGATGCAACCAATAAAAAGATAAGACATTTTATGTTGCAAAAAGGCTGCTTGGAAACTTCCATGCAGCCTTTTTTTAATACCTTTTTCCAAAAATAGCTGAAACAAGTACAATTACAATTGCTGCTCCCAAAATGGACGGGAAAATAGCCATACCTGCCAACTGAATTCCCCAATCCCCAAAAAGCCTTTGCCCAACAGCTGACCCTATGAGACCTGCGATAATATTAGTAAAACAACCCATGGACTGGCTTTTTTCAGTCATTTTACCTGCTATCATGCCGATAAAGGCACCTACAATTAAAGACCATATCATCGTTAACACCTCCTTTCTTGTAAAATCCTTTTAGAAGAACTGCTATCCATTAAATGTTCTTAACTTTAGTTGATTCCTTTACCTTCTTCTTTAGTAAGTGTTTCCGTGCCTGAGTAAAATAGAAAAAACAATTCCTTCTATTAAGATAGATAGACCGAGAACGACTAGAAGTCTTCACACACTAAATAACTTAACAAACTTTATCACACAGCTAATCGCTAATAATAGTGTAGACAAACGTGATAGTTCATTAAATACCCGTCAGAAACTCCTGAAGGTTCTAAAGCAATACCTGTCAGTCTTATTTTAGCATAGATGATGGTCTTTTTATAGGCGGTCACTAACATGACATACAAAAAGGCAGCCTGTGAAAGACCGACCGCCTTTTTTTCAGAGACAAAATACTTTAACTTATTGCTATCAGCAACTATCAATCTCGCAATTTTTGCAATTCTTGTGCCAATAATTGTTGAGCGACTTGTGGATTAGCTTGACCTTTGGTTGCCTTCATCAAGAAGCCTGTGAAAGCCTTATCAGCATTACGTTTGCCTGATTTGAAATCAGCTACTGCAGCTTCATTATCAGCAAAGACTTGGTGAATAATTGGTACCAAAACAGCGGGATCAGAAATCTGAACAAGTCCTGCCTTTTCGACGTAGGCACGTGCTGAGCCACCGTTTTTAGCCAAATGCACAAAGACCTTCTTAGCCATTTTAGAAGAGATTGTACCATCAGCAATGATAGCAATCATCTCCACCAAATTTTCTGGTGTCAGAGCGATTTCTTCAATGGTTTTGCCTTCTGCATTTAAGAATTGGGCAACTTCTCCTTGCAACCAGTTAGAGACTTGCTTGGCATCGCCACCAAGACTTACTGCAGTTTCAAAGAAATCTGACAAGACTTTGGTAGCTGTTAGCTGGCTAGCATCATAAGCTGAGAGGCCAAGTTCCTCTTCGTATTTAGCACGACGCTGAGCTGGGAATTGAGGTAATTGAGCACGCATCTCGTCAATCCAAGCATCATCAATCTCATATAATGGCAGGTCTGGTTCTGGGAAATAACGATAGTCCGCTGCCCCTTCTTTGACCCGCATCAAAATAGTCCCCTTATTCGCTTCGTCATAGCGGCGCGTTTCTTGGCGTATCACACCACCTGAACGCAAGAGTTTGGCTTGACGTTCCACCTCAAATTCAAGCCCTTTACGGACATTTGAGAAGGAGTTCAAGTTTTTCAATTCGGTCTTTGTTCCAAATTGTTCTTGCCCGTAAGGACGAAGAGAAATATTGGCATCCACACGCATGGAGCCTTCTTCCATCTTGACATCAGAAATACCCGTATACTGGATGATTTCTTTCAGAGCTGTCAAATAAGCATAGGCTTCTTCAGGAGAACGCATGTCGGCTTCTGACACAATCTCAATCAAAGGAACTCCTTGGCGGTTAAGGTCCACATAAGAATAACCATCTGTGCCATGAGTGTTTTTACCAGCATCTTCTTCCAAGTGTGCGCGTTCAATACGAATTTTCTTGGTTGAACCGTCTTCTAGTTTGATATCAATCCAGCCGTTGTAGCCAATCGGCTCATCAAACTGTGAAATTTGATAAGCTTTAGGATTATCTGGGTAGAAATAATTTTTGCGGTCAAAGTGCATCTCTTTATGGATGTCCATATTAAGGGCAAGCGCTGCTTTTATGCCCGCATCAATCACCCCTTTGTTCATGACTGGTAAGACCCCTGGGAAAGACCAATCAATCACATTCGTGTTGGCATTTGGGTCCTCACCAAAGTGAGCTGACGAAGGTGAGAAAATTTTGGAATTGGTATTTAATTCCACATGGACTTCAAGCCCAATAATGGTTTCAAAATTCATTACTTGTCACCTCCAAAAATAATCGGTTGTTGCTTGTGATAATCTGTCACCGCTTCAAAGGCTGCTGCTGCTTGATAGATGGTTTCTTCAGCGTATTTCGGACCAATTAATTGAAGCCCTACTGGCAAGCCATCGACGAATCCTGCTGGAATAGAAATACCTGGCAGACCAGCCAAGTTAACCGGAATGGTCAATAAGTCGGCCAAATACATGGCAACAGGATCGTGGTTGAGTGTGTCTAAGCCAAAAGCAACCGTCGGTGTTGTTGGGCCTAGAATAAGATCATAATCCGCAAAAACCTTGTCAAAATCTTGAATAATCAAAGTGCGCACTTGACCGGCCTTTTTGAAATAAGCGTCATAATAACCCGATGACAAACTAAAGGTTCCAAGCATGATACGACGTTTCACCTCATCACCAAAGCCTTGGCTACGAGTGTTAACATAGATTTCATCCAAGTTTTTAGCATCGTCAGCACGGAAACCATAGCGAATGCCATCAAAACGTTGTAAGTTTGAAGACGCTTCTGACGAAGCGATAATATAATAAACAGCCACACCGTACTTGCTATGTGGAAGGCTGACTTCCTCAACAGTAGCTCCTAAGGCTTCAAATTGTTTAACTGACGCAAGAACCGTTTCCTTAATCTCAGGATCAATCCCTTCGCCAAGATACTCTTTAGGAAGGGCAATCTTCATGCCTTTAATGTCACGACCAATCTTAGATGTGTAGTCTGCAATGCGGACAGGCGCTGAAGTGGCATCCTTGACATCGCTACTTGCAATCACATTTAATAATTGGGCGTTTTCTTTAACTGTCGGAGCAAAAGGTCCAATCTGATCAAGTGAACTTCCAAAAGCAATGAGACCATAGCGAGAAACAGTGCCATAGGTTGGTTTCAAACCGACAACACCATTAAATGCAGCTGGCTGCCGAATAGAACCACCAGTGTCTGAACCAAGAGATAAACGGACTTGTCCTGAAGCGACTGCTGTTGCCGAACCACCTGATGAGCCTCCAGGTACTTTTGTGTGGTCCCAAGCATTTTTCGTTTTCTTGAAATAAGAGGTTTCTGTTGAACCACCCATGGCAAATTCGTCCATGTTGGTTTTTCCAATAACAATCATGTCTTTAGCGTAGGCATTTGCTACTGATGTGGCATTAAAAATCGGCTCGTAGTTATACAACATTTTTGAAGCGGCTGTGGTTAGGATTTCCTTGGTTGAAATATTATCCTTAACAGCTAACGGAATACCTGACATGAGGTTATCAGCATCAATACCTTTGGCATCAATTGCCGCAGCTTGTTTAAGAGCAACTTCTTCTGAAACAGTGATAAACGATCCGACAGCCTCCTCACGAGACTTGATGTCTTCAAGTGTTGCTTGGGTCAATTCTGTTGCTGAAATCTCCTTAGCTACAAGGAGGTCATGCAACTCTTCAATGGTTTTATGATTAAAAGACATTAGGCATCTCCTCCGTCATCCAAAATAGCAGGTACCTTGATAAAGTGATTTTCTTTTTCAGGAACATTTTTAAAGAGCAAGGCACGGTCTGTTCCTTCTTCAGCGACATCTTGACGCATCACATTTTTCTTATCTGCCATGGTTGTTGTAATGGCGACACCTTCGGTATCAACTTCGTTCAGCAATTCAACCATATCAACGATTTTGGATAAGGTCGTTGCAAAGGTTGTTGTCTCACTTTCTGAAAATGATAATTTTGATAGCTTCGCGACATGGCGAACTTCTTCTTCAGAAATTTTCATGATTTCTCCCATCCAAGATGATCAGAAGTATTCCAATTCCAAAGAACAGCCCTGCTATTCTCCAAAGGTAGCGGAAAAACTCCTCACATCATTTTTACATAGTCTCAATTATTATATCACAATTGCTCCCATTTACCATAGGTGACTAATGCAATTCTAGAAAGCCATACAGCAAAAAACTTCCTGACTAAGGTCAGAAAACCTTAGTCAGGAAGTGTGACAAACTAAACTCTATTTGTCTTGGGTAAGACTGTGGCCTGAAGCTTTGATGGCAGCCTGAGCAGCCGCCAAGCGAGTAAGCGGCACTCTAAATGGCGAACAAGAAACGTAGGTCAGGCCTTGGCTGTGGCAAAAGGCAATGGAAGCAGGATCGCCACCATGTTCCCCACAAATACCAAGTTTCAACTCAGGCTTAACCGAACGGGCTAAAGAGACGGCCAATCCCTTTCTGATCAAAGGTCTGGAACGGCTCCTTATCAAAAATACCCCTGTCAACGTATTCTTCCAAGTATTTTCCTACAAACATCACAGAAAAAGTAACGTTCTTTCAAGTCGGTAATATGTTTACGAAGGTAGTAAAGGGGTGCTTTATTCTAATTTACCAAATCCTCAACGATTGTAACAACATGTGATGTGATAAGCCTAAGATAAAAATGGTACAGACTCTAGCATTCAAGAGTTTGAAGCTTTATTTATATTCTAATGCTGAAAAGACTAGAGTTTGTCTAATGGCTGTGAGACGATCCTCTAAACCATCAACTCAAATCATTTCTCAAACAGCTAAAATCCTGTCTCCTTCAAAAAAACATGTGTTCTATCTGACACAGTCCAAAGTTTAGTTGCCTTTTAGACAGCACAAGAATCATCAGGACTAATTCTGACCAGCATGTCACATACCTCATCTACCTAACCCATACATACGGTAAAACCACATAGAGCAATGATTACGGTTACCAAACTCTTAGTCACTGAATCAATAGTTTGGTAGGCTCTTTTAGTAATCGTTAATAAGCTTAGCACCAAGAACCTGCTCAAAGTGAGCCAAAGACCACTCATAAGATTCTTTTGTAAGGCTAGCGACAGCCGATTTAACAATCTCTAATTGATAACCAAGATGATAAGCGTCAATAGCAGTATGTAAGACACAGATATCAGATAAAACTCCTGTTAACACTAATTGAGTGATACCTCTTTCTCGTAGTCTAATATCTAAATCAGTCCCCGAAA
The genomic region above belongs to Streptococcus pyogenes and contains:
- a CDS encoding GlsB/YeaQ/YmgE family stress response membrane protein — translated: MIWSLIVGAFIGMIAGKMTEKSQSMGCFTNIIAGLIGSAVGQRLFGDWGIQLAGMAIFPSILGAAIVIVLVSAIFGKRY
- the gatC gene encoding Asp-tRNA(Asn)/Glu-tRNA(Gln) amidotransferase subunit GatC, with the translated sequence MKISEEEVRHVAKLSKLSFSESETTTFATTLSKIVDMVELLNEVDTEGVAITTTMADKKNVMRQDVAEEGTDRALLFKNVPEKENHFIKVPAILDDGGDA
- a CDS encoding putative PEP-binding protein, which produces MIRKGLAVSLARSVKPELKLGICGEHGGDPASIAFCHSQGLTYVSCSPFRVPLTRLAAAQAAIKASGHSLTQDK
- the grpE gene encoding nucleotide exchange factor GrpE; the encoded protein is MAVFNKLFKRRHSVSEEIKKDDLQEEVEATETEETVEEVIEETPEKSELELANERADEFENKYLRAHAEMQNIQRRSSEERQQLQRYRSQDLAKAILPSLDNLERALAVEGLTDDVKKGLEMTRDSLIQALKEEGVEEVEVDSFDHNFHMAVQTLPADDEHPADSIAEVFQKGYKLHERLLRPAMVVVYN
- the gatA gene encoding Asp-tRNA(Asn)/Glu-tRNA(Gln) amidotransferase subunit GatA, with product MSFNHKTIEELHDLLVAKEISATELTQATLEDIKSREEAVGSFITVSEEVALKQAAAIDAKGIDADNLMSGIPLAVKDNISTKEILTTAASKMLYNYEPIFNATSVANAYAKDMIVIGKTNMDEFAMGGSTETSYFKKTKNAWDHTKVPGGSSGGSATAVASGQVRLSLGSDTGGSIRQPAAFNGVVGLKPTYGTVSRYGLIAFGSSLDQIGPFAPTVKENAQLLNVIASSDVKDATSAPVRIADYTSKIGRDIKGMKIALPKEYLGEGIDPEIKETVLASVKQFEALGATVEEVSLPHSKYGVAVYYIIASSEASSNLQRFDGIRYGFRADDAKNLDEIYVNTRSQGFGDEVKRRIMLGTFSLSSGYYDAYFKKAGQVRTLIIQDFDKVFADYDLILGPTTPTVAFGLDTLNHDPVAMYLADLLTIPVNLAGLPGISIPAGFVDGLPVGLQLIGPKYAEETIYQAAAAFEAVTDYHKQQPIIFGGDK
- a CDS encoding glycoside hydrolase family 73 protein, with amino-acid sequence MRKRLKFPYFLTLLACFLLLIVCPLLSSQRIASADKEVRVNYSQKQFITKMGKEVKPLAKYYGIRPSILIAQILLETHDGKTLLASKYHNLFSKKATPGQVAITLKSPKQTNQNVRYAIYKDDASAIRDYLRMLRQGKEVDKRLYRNLATEKGYKAPAKSLQKYLHYTDKTYARRLIQVIESNDLTNYD
- the gatB gene encoding Asp-tRNA(Asn)/Glu-tRNA(Gln) amidotransferase subunit GatB, with protein sequence MNFETIIGLEVHVELNTNSKIFSPSSAHFGEDPNANTNVIDWSFPGVLPVMNKGVIDAGIKAALALNMDIHKEMHFDRKNYFYPDNPKAYQISQFDEPIGYNGWIDIKLEDGSTKKIRIERAHLEEDAGKNTHGTDGYSYVDLNRQGVPLIEIVSEADMRSPEEAYAYLTALKEIIQYTGISDVKMEEGSMRVDANISLRPYGQEQFGTKTELKNLNSFSNVRKGLEFEVERQAKLLRSGGVIRQETRRYDEANKGTILMRVKEGAADYRYFPEPDLPLYEIDDAWIDEMRAQLPQFPAQRRAKYEEELGLSAYDASQLTATKVLSDFFETAVSLGGDAKQVSNWLQGEVAQFLNAEGKTIEEIALTPENLVEMIAIIADGTISSKMAKKVFVHLAKNGGSARAYVEKAGLVQISDPAVLVPIIHQVFADNEAAVADFKSGKRNADKAFTGFLMKATKGQANPQVAQQLLAQELQKLRD
- a CDS encoding M15 family metallopeptidase, producing the protein MKYNSLNYLVQLLIVIVFLGGLYLFIKPEESVTPTQLNKKEIQQKDIKKTDRLRALPKVSVEDWELVLVNRDHITKEMSPELADINGISVDKRIEQATSDFLAAAQAIDLQEHLISGYRSVDYQTELYQSYIKKEMANDPTLTQEAAEALVQTYSQPPGASEHHTGLAIDMSTVDTLNASDPSVAKAVQKIAPDYGFVLRFPEGKKTSTGVDYEDWHYRYVGKASARYMAQHNLTLEEYIAALKEKR
- a CDS encoding histidine phosphatase family protein; amino-acid sequence: MTKTRLYIARHGKTMFNTIGRAQGWSDTPLTKKGEEGIRELGLGLKDATIPFKAAFSSDSGRTMQTIEIILRESENEFLPYTKDNRIREWCFGSLEGTYDSELFLGVLPRTKAFENRDNLRDVPYSELAESIVEVDTANWAEPWEVLRKRIWEGFEAIALSIQNAGGGNALVVSHGMTIGTFLWLIDPDRDKQYIDNGSVTVVEFDDGQFTIKTIGDMSYRYRGREIIEERSDEI
- the hrcA gene encoding heat-inducible transcriptional repressor HrcA encodes the protein MITQRQNDILNLIVELFTQTHEPVGSKALQRTIDSSSATIRNDMAKLEKLGLLEKAHTSSGRMPSPAGFKYFVEHSLRLDSIDEQDIYHVIKAFDFEAFKLEDMLQKASHILAEMTGYTSVILDVEPARQRLTGFDVVQLSNHDALAVMTLDESKPVTVQFAIPRNFLTRDLIAFKAIVEERLLDNSVIDIHYKLRTEIPQIVQKYFVTTDNVLQLFDYVFSELFLETVFVAGKVNSLTYSDLSTYQFLDNEQQVAISLRQSLKEGEMASVQVADSQEAALADVSVLTHKFLIPYRGFGLLSLIGPIDMDYRRSVSLVNIIGKVLAAKLGDYYRYLNSNHYEVH